A genome region from Lucilia cuprina isolate Lc7/37 chromosome 3, ASM2204524v1, whole genome shotgun sequence includes the following:
- the LOC111675103 gene encoding cell cycle checkpoint protein RAD17 — MNTRKKTWVNSMFSQLSHLENNSPKPKKSKDDTSNSSKRTTRKKSTTVQLAEEIIDLDAEDGCKNNGSTFLERISMANVQISNENWIDVFAPSNSDELAIHPKKVLEIQQWFQHCAAMRRKNPAQLCLLTGPSGSGKTAAVRILAKENKINIQEWINPVDQEMVYNLGDQVYGQSYVSSQVDAFKNFLFKASRYRSLLETISSDKRLLMVEDFPNFLLRDPTVFQEILEDYVNYAKSPLIFIVTDAKTRGLNISYNLFTDQIKQKFLINHISFNAIASTIMQKAMKRFCSLMRSPPHCEIYKSPPSDIIDSIVISAQGDIRNALINLHFSSLKGAPGLLTKRLEIAEESKTSRKRKGQHTLKSVGRDESVTMMHALGRVFNPKFTEDKHFVHSPEELAEAFTTEPKKFIDLVQANYVLHFRDIEYVLEAANGLSLSDIMLNDYRDDSLGLTGLNVGIRSVMVANTNPATGWMPIKGQKRIDANTVKIPLQASKVLPEHHNISSSLYALDYKTFVNIISP; from the exons atgaatacaCGCAAG AAAACTTGGGTAAACTCTATGTTTTCTCAACTGTCACACTTGGAAAATAATTCACCAAAACCCAAAAAATCCAAAGACGATACATCTAATTCATCAAAACGAACTAccagaaaaaaatcaacaactgtACAATTAGCTGAGGAAATTATTGATCTGGATGCTGAAGATGGGTGCAAAAATAATGGATCTACATTTCTGGAGAGAATAAGCATGGCTAACGTGCAAATCTCTAATGAAAACTGGATAGATGTATTTGCGCCCTCGAATAGTGACGAGTTGGCCATACACCCCAAAAAGGTTCTGGAGATACAACAATGGTTTCAACATTGCGCGGCCATGCGACGCAAAAATCCTGCTCAGCTTTGTTTGCTTACTGGACCTTCGGGAAGTGGAAAAACAGCAGCTGTGCGCATCTTAGCCAAAGAGAACAAAATCAACATACAAGAATGGATAAATCCTGTAGATCAGGAAATGGTGTATAATTTAGGAGATCAAGTTTATGGACAATCATACGTTAGTTCACAAGTGgatgcatttaaaaatttcctttttaaggcATCGCGGTATCGTTCTTTATTAGAGACAATTTCCTCTGATAAACGTTTACTCATGGTGGAAGATTTTCCTAATTTTTTGCTGAGAGATCCTACAGTATTTCAGGAGATATTAGA AGATTATGTCAACTATGCGAAATCgcctttaatatttattgtaaccGATGCTAAAACTCGAGGTTTAAATATTAGTTACAACCTTTTCACCgatcaaattaaacaaaagttccTTATCAATCACATCAGTTTTAATGCAATTGCCTCGACAATCATGCAAAAAGCCATGAAAAGATTTTGTAGCCTCATGCGTTCACCACCACATTGTGAAATTTACAAATCCCCTCCCTCAGATATCATAGATTCAATAGTTATATCGGCTCAGGGTGATATAAGAAATGCCCTTATAAATCTGCATTTCTCCTCTTTGAAAGGAGCACCAGGTTTATTAACCAAACGTTTAGAAATTGCAGAAGAATCAAAAACTTCAAGAAAGAGAAAAGGACAACATACACTAAAATCCGTAGGACGCGATGAATCGGTGACAATGATGCATGCTTTGGGTAGAGTTTTCAATCCAAAGT TTACAGAAGACAAGCACTTTGTACATTCCCCTGAAGAATTAGCCGAGGCTTTTACTACTGAACCAAAAAAATTCATCGATTTAGTACAAGCGAATTATGTACTACATTTTCGTGATATCGAATATGTTTTAGAAGCGGCAAATGGTCTAAGTCTTAGTGACATTATGCTCAACGACTATAGAGATGATTCTTTAGGATTGACCGGTTTAAATGTTGGGATACGCAGTGTTATGGTGGCCAATACTAATCCCGCCACTGGTTGGATGCCTATCAAAGGCCAAAAACGCATAGATGCGAACACAGTGAAAATACCACTACAGGCCTCTAAAGTTTTACCTGAACATCATAATATTTCTTCCAGTCTGTATGCATTGGACTATAAGacgtttgttaacataatatccccttaa
- the LOC111675087 gene encoding zinc finger protein 43-like isoform X1, with the protein MSNVIKSECFINGIQYKCRTCFDPGQIIYSLRDEANNAKTWRELLRDIAPPQPYDENLLPNTMCCLCSEKLQTTYDFIRQIQNVNDKYSKLLEGCNGVYSSTDCLEESTIDMPMKELMPEIKLEEELNPYDVVLTSTDQLDEVPATIFKNEDTDDEDDDPFTETYNDDAASTSDLLETRILSEHFEDCDDDYDYANVSSNLSFSESNYNPLNEMEKNNSENDERHQESEETPKFLDNDKIEIINHGFLCRICQKTFTLLRNCRRHIKTLHPQQIFYICSFCGQNLKYEDKLKKHILRSHYGDNYKKTYFPCKLCGQYYMSEENLKKHIARLHSVKHIKSTWSTIKNVEHIFAKRLYSRPTARHHVECKLCAETFETSKDLRHHLQSHSDIDTLNKLELSDSIVQHFFPNMNDLNDIKQTICNDIRKKDWFKYYTVLNEHFYEMSLSDTEVEDLEEEQQIAERAGKYKCSMCASCDFSYKYEVFQHLKNVHYKNEIALKCDKCNLPFISIKMFTQHTQTHCHNKYKDLLCARCPAKFVWPENIKNHNCCVNSNRKLPVQRFTKPIIRCSLCPESFKKLPHLREHMPLHADGKTGIDFENCIYVKNFYSSITIDKVLLEQEIRNAYTKSQISCFYQIIDKYGNELDMSDSDSDTNTEGKEYMCDLCKEMFERRQLLLKHQIERHNDLVLPFVCKDCNQQFVSHDLLQKHLKRVCWNEHRRMAQQCEHCNNRFIWPNNLQIHREIQHSTDQVAKKKSDTNELHYCLLCPQTFKSIDDLHDHLSDHHLTPVDVKTAESILHSTWWPNGEKRIICKKCGLLFPSMVSLREHFSPVNPNNLCGNQHLLANYSITNQKGFELHLNLDSETDEEDDLEVTHRKMPTPYKCCICSMSFKRKHQLTQHQRSTHNYESLELKCDRCIFRTASKVLKCLYKILDYHKVMQCFNIEKQYKCNQCNFKFMWQENLENHIKLIHTSNNSDKTIGSQSESVTNNCLQSTSNDNKSSQCDQCEMVFQRNSDLQEHLHSHSAENPYKCTFCKESFKHREVLTIHIRSHATQRRFQCDFEDCTEEFPSSLDLELHTQIHTREKPTPSANGKWKCPYCGIFLASNGGLTIHVRLHTGERPYKCDFCEKGFTRRSDLTEHIRKHTDERPYKCTHCDKAFSKRQRLNEHNLVHTGERPHMCPFCKKSFRKRNYYNLHLRMHTGVKPHKCGVCDQAFTCGAYLKKHRIAKGHYLENKK; encoded by the exons ATGTCTAACGTGATTAAAAGtgaatgttttataaatggTATACAATATAAGTGTCGCACTTGTTTCGACCCGGGTCAAATTATCTATTCCCTTAGGGATGAAGCCAATAACGCGAAAACTTGGCGTGAATTGTTAAGGGATATTGCTCCGCCACag CCATATGACGAGAATTTACTTCCAAATACAATGTGCTGTTTATGCTCGGAAAAACTTCAAACCACCTATGATTTTATACGACAGATTCAAAATGTAAAtgataaatattcaaaattattggAAGGTTGTAATGGAGTTTATAGTTCTACTGATTGTTTGGAAGAATCAACAATTGATATGCCAATGAAAGAGCTTATGCCGGAAATTAAACTAGAGGAAGAGTTAAACCCTTACGATGTAGTTTTAACTAGCACTGATCAATTAGATGAAGTACCAGctactatatttaaaaacgaag ATACCGATGATGAGGACGATGACCCTTTTACGGAAACTTACAATGATGATGCCGCATCAACATCTGACTTATTGGAAACAAG aATCTTAAGTGAACATTTTGAAGATTGTGATGATGACTATGATTACGCAAATGTGTCCAG caACTTGTCATTTAGTGAAAGCAATTACAATCCATTGAACGAGATGGAGAAAAACAACAGCGAAAATGATGAAAG ACACCAAGAGAGCGAAGAAACTCCAAAGTTCTTAGATAATGATAAAATCGAGATCATCAACCATGGCTTCCTATGTCGCATATGCCAGAAAACATTTACCTTACTGAGAAATTGTCGAAGacatataaaaactttacatCCTCAGCAGATCTTTTATATTTGCTCATTCTGCGGACAAAATTTAAAGTATGAAGACAAATTAAAAAAGCATATTTTACGTTCACATTATGGCGATAACTATAAAAAGACCTATTTTCCTTGCAAATTATGTGGACAATATTACATGagtgaagaaaatttaaaaaaacatattgcaCGCTTGCACTCTGTCAAACACATTAAATCGACATGGTCAACTATTAAAAATGTAGAACACATATTTGCCAAACGTTTATACAGCAGGCCGACCGCTAGACATCATGTGGAATGTAAATTGTGTGCTGAAACATTTGAAACAAGTAAAGATCTACGACACCACTTGCAAAGTCACAGCGATATAGACACTCTTAATAAATTGGAATTAAGCGATAGTATTGTCCAGCATTTCTTTCCAAATATGAATGATTTGAACgatattaaacaaacaatatgTAATGATATTCGTAAGAAAGATTGGTTTAAATATTACACAGTgctaaatgaacatttttatgaaatgtcCCTGAGTGACACTGAAGTAGAGGATCTAGAGGAAGAACAACAAATTGCAGAGCGAGCCGGTAAATACAAGTGTTCTATGTGTGCTTCATGTGATTTTTCGTACAAATACGAAGTGTTCCAGCATTTGAAAAACGTTCATTACAAGAATGAAATTGCTTTGAAATGTGATAAGTGTAATTTGCCATTCATTTCCATCAAAATGTTTACACAACACACACAAACTCATTGCCATaacaaatataaagatttaCTCTGTGCCCGTTGTCCAGCCAAATTTGTTTGgcctgaaaatataaaaaatcacaaCTGCTGTGTCAACAGTAATAGGAAACTGCCTGTTCAAAGATTTACAAAACCTATAATACGTTGTAGTCTTTGTCCTGAATCCTTTAAGAAACTTCCACATTTACGCGAACACATGCCTTTGCATGCCGATGGAAAAACTGGTATTGATTtcgaaaactgtatttatgtaaaaaatttctacTCATCGATAACGATTGATAAAGTGTTGCTGGAGCAAGAGATACGAAATGCCTACACTAAATCTcaaattagttgtttttatcaaattatagaTAAGTATGGCAATGAACTAGATATGTCCGATTCAGATTCAGATACTAATACGGAAGGAAAGGAATACATGTGTGACCTATGCAAAGAAATGTTTGAAAGACGACagcttttattaaaacatcAAATTGAACGACACAATGATCTGGTGCTACCATTTGTGTGTAAGGACTGCAATCAGCAATTTGTTAGTCATGATTTATTgcagaaacatttaaaaagggTTTGCTGGAATGAACACCGACGCATGGCTCAACAATGTGAGCATTGTAATAATCGGTTTATATGGCCAAACAATCTGCAGATACATAGAGAAATACAG CATTCTACGGACCAAGTGGCCAAAAAAAAATCTGACACAAATGAACTTCATTATTGTCTATTGTGTCCGCAAACATTTAAGAGTATTGATGACCTGCACGATCATTTAAGCGACCATCATTTAACACCAGTTGATGTCAAGACAGCTGAAAGCATATTACATTCCACGTGGTGGCCAAACGgtgaaaaaagaataatatgtaaaaaatgtggTCTGTTATTTCCCTCTATGGTGAGTTTAAGAGAGCATTTTTCTCCTGTGAATCCCAATAATTTATGTGGAAATCAACATCTACTGGCAAACTATTCAATTACCAATCAAAAAGGATTCGAGTTGCACCTGAATCTGGATTCTGAAACAGACGAAGAAGATGACTTGGAGGTAACGCATAGAAAAATGCCAACACCCTATAAATGTTGCATTTGCAGTATGTCGTTTAAGCGAAAGCATCAACTGACGCAACATCAGCGATCCACGCACAATTATGAATCGCTGGAGCTAAAATGCGATCGTTGTATATTTAGAACTGCCTCAAAGGTACtgaaatgtttatat aAAATCTTAGATTACCATAAAGTTATGCAgtgttttaatattgaaaaacaatataaatgtaaccagtgtaattttaaatttatgtggcAAGAGAATCttgaaaatcatataaaattaattcacaCATCTAACAATTCAGACAAAACAATCGGCAGTCAGTCGGAGTCGGTAACTAACAATTGTTTACAATCAACGTCGAACGACAACAAATCTTCTCAGTGTGATCAATGCGAAATGGTATTTCAACGAAATTCCGACTTGCAAGAACATTTGCACTCGCATAGTGCAGAAAATCCGTACAAATGTACATTTTGCAAGGAATCATTTAAGCACAGAGAAGTTTTAACTATTCACATCAGAAGTCACGCGACCCAACGTCGTTTCCAGTGCGATTTTGAGGATTGTACGGAAGAATTTCCGAGCTCGCTTGATTTAGAACTGCATACTCAAATTCATACGAGAGAAAAACCCACACCAAGTGCAAATGGAAAATGGAAATGTCCCTACTGTGGTATATTCTTAGCGTCAAATGGAGGTCTTACAATACACGTAAGACTTCACACCGGAGAAAGACCATACAAGTGCGATTTTTGTGAAAAGGGCTTTACTCGTAGAAGTGATTTAACTGAACATATACGCAAACACACTGACGAGCGTCCCTACAAATGCACGCATTGCGATAAAGCCTTTTCGAAAAGGCAACGTTTAAATGAACACAATCTCGTTCATACGGGCGAACGTCCTCACATGTGCCCCTTTTGTAAGAAATCCTTTCGAAAACGAAACTATTACAATTTACATTTACGTATGCATACAGGCGTTAAACCGCACAAGTGTGGAGTTTGTGATCAAGCATTTACATGTGGCGCATATCTGAAAAAACACCGTATCGCAAAGGgacattatttagaaaataaaaaataa
- the LOC111675134 gene encoding transcriptional adapter 3: protein MASTSKNMKMGSFATGGKLSGKIGPQANNTPPSPDTENSSGLVIPIIKTKDCAKQLPTYTAALNRSSEESLAAEDLDNIQLELETLLSSVALRYRVLKSEYESLDKDEKNKDRKSKNALQIGGQVGEKQPASPAASVVNSGKRKRDETSLVRKPKHATLKQAKNLNAKNSPLAPLTDDSMDYTPGVHGGANRDLQKPLPAKIDTPNKFWLSVEPYCMSLTNEDLRLLNDLLDQYNGPLVPPIPELGPHYSTVWATEDLKEIQQGSNTTTNNRLKPQNNGAATNILKKAESIAGECVTGPLTQRLVSALMEEQLLSNTADIVADNSNSSSENTHSSAPLNFRSFSMLRNCIGIEKRVKKELIEQGILDISDFPNNDEDEIHNEIKRLVAELSTIAEYNSGALRRLHDAASEEIKRLDIKRKLDLIDQEILETYKRTLQNKAKRKPLSPEEQQEIYRLTAEQKNLSNQLERMQSSIFLNE, encoded by the coding sequence atggcaTCGAcaagtaaaaatatgaaaatgggATCATTTGCCACCGGAGGTAAACTAAGTGGAAAGATAGGACCACAAGCTAATAATACGCCACCTTCGCCGGACACTGAAAATAGTAGTGGGCTTGTGAttccaataataaaaacaaaagattgtGCTAAACAGTTGCCTACATACACGGCTGCATTAAATCGCTCATCTGAAGAGTCTCTAGCGGCTGAAGATCTGGATAATATACAGTTGGAACTAGAAACATTGTTGTCGAGTGTGGCCTTGAGGTACAGAGTATTGAAATCCGAATACGAGAGTTTGGATAAGGATGAAAAGAACAAagatagaaaaagtaaaaatgctCTACAAATTGGCGGTCAGGTAGGTGAGAAACAACCAGCATCCCCGGCAGCTTCCGTAGTTAATAGCGGGAAACGTAAACGAGATGAAACGTCATTGGTACGCAAACCGAAACACGCAACACTGAAACAAGCAAAAAATCTAAATGCTAAAAATAGTCCACTTGCTCCTCTGACCGACGATAGCATGGACTATACTCCGGGTGTTCATGGCGGCGCCAATAGGGATTTACAGAAACCTTTGCCTGCAAAAATTGATACACCCAACAAATTTTGGCTATCTGTGGAGCCCTACTGTATGTCCTTGACAAATGAAGATTTGCGATTATTGAATGATCTCCTTGATCAATATAATGGACCTCTGGTACCACCAATTCCAGAGCTTGGTCCTCACTATTCTACGGTATGGGCGACTGAAGATTTAAAGGAAATACAACAAGGCTCTAATACGACTACAAATAATCGCTTGAAGCCTCAAAACAATGGAGCCGCTACAAATATTCTCAAAAAGGCCGAATCTATTGCCGGTGAATGTGTTACGGGGCCTCTTACGCAACGCTTAGTCTCGGCATTAATGGAGGAGCAGCTATTGTCCAATACTGCCGACATTGTGGCTGATAATAGCAATAGCAGTAGTGAAAATACCCACTCTTCGGCTCCTCTTAATTTTCGATCCTTTTCGATGTTGCGCAATTGTATTGGCATAGAAAAACGAGTTAAGAAAGAATTAATTGAGCAGGGTATTCTGGATATATCGGATTTTCCCAACAACGACGAGGATGAAATTCATAACGAAATTAAACGTCTAGTAGCGGAACTTTCTACCATTGCAGAATACAATAGTGGTGCATTGCGGCGTCTGCATGATGCTGCTTCAGAAGAAATAAAGCGATTGGATATTAAACGTAAACTAGATCTGATTGATCAAGAAATATTGGAGACCTACAAGCGCACTctgcaaaataaagcaaaacgTAAGCCCTTATCACCTGAGGAGCAACAGGAAATTTATCGTTTAACAGCTGAGCAGAAAAATCTCTCCAATCAACTGGAACGTATGCAGTCAAGTATATTTCTTAACGAATAG
- the LOC111675087 gene encoding zinc finger protein 43-like isoform X2: MSNVIKSECFINGIQYKCRTCFDPGQIIYSLRDEANNAKTWRELLRDIAPPQPYDENLLPNTMCCLCSEKLQTTYDFIRQIQNVNDKYSKLLEGCNGVYSSTDCLEESTIDMPMKELMPEIKLEEELNPYDVVLTSTDQLDEVPATIFKNEDTDDEDDDPFTETYNDDAASTSDLLETRILSEHFEDCDDDYDYANVSSNLSFSESNYNPLNEMEKNNSENDERHQESEETPKFLDNDKIEIINHGFLCRICQKTFTLLRNCRRHIKTLHPQQIFYICSFCGQNLKYEDKLKKHILRSHYGDNYKKTYFPCKLCGQYYMSEENLKKHIARLHSVKHIKSTWSTIKNVEHIFAKRLYSRPTARHHVECKLCAETFETSKDLRHHLQSHSDIDTLNKLELSDSIVQHFFPNMNDLNDIKQTICNDIRKKDWFKYYTVLNEHFYEMSLSDTEVEDLEEEQQIAERAGKYKCSMCASCDFSYKYEVFQHLKNVHYKNEIALKCDKCNLPFISIKMFTQHTQTHCHNKYKDLLCARCPAKFVWPENIKNHNCCVNSNRKLPVQRFTKPIIRCSLCPESFKKLPHLREHMPLHADGKTGIDFENCIYVKNFYSSITIDKVLLEQEIRNAYTKSQISCFYQIIDKYGNELDMSDSDSDTNTEGKEYMCDLCKEMFERRQLLLKHQIERHNDLVLPFVCKDCNQQFVSHDLLQKHLKRVCWNEHRRMAQQCEHCNNRFIWPNNLQIHREIQHSTDQVAKKKSDTNELHYCLLCPQTFKSIDDLHDHLSDHHLTPVDVKTAESILHSTWWPNGEKRIICKKCGLLFPSMVSLREHFSPVNPNNLCGNQHLLANYSITNQKGFELHLNLDSETDEEDDLEVTHRKMPTPYKCCICSMSFKRKHQLTQHQRSTHNYESLELKCDRCIFRTASKKILDYHKVMQCFNIEKQYKCNQCNFKFMWQENLENHIKLIHTSNNSDKTIGSQSESVTNNCLQSTSNDNKSSQCDQCEMVFQRNSDLQEHLHSHSAENPYKCTFCKESFKHREVLTIHIRSHATQRRFQCDFEDCTEEFPSSLDLELHTQIHTREKPTPSANGKWKCPYCGIFLASNGGLTIHVRLHTGERPYKCDFCEKGFTRRSDLTEHIRKHTDERPYKCTHCDKAFSKRQRLNEHNLVHTGERPHMCPFCKKSFRKRNYYNLHLRMHTGVKPHKCGVCDQAFTCGAYLKKHRIAKGHYLENKK, encoded by the exons ATGTCTAACGTGATTAAAAGtgaatgttttataaatggTATACAATATAAGTGTCGCACTTGTTTCGACCCGGGTCAAATTATCTATTCCCTTAGGGATGAAGCCAATAACGCGAAAACTTGGCGTGAATTGTTAAGGGATATTGCTCCGCCACag CCATATGACGAGAATTTACTTCCAAATACAATGTGCTGTTTATGCTCGGAAAAACTTCAAACCACCTATGATTTTATACGACAGATTCAAAATGTAAAtgataaatattcaaaattattggAAGGTTGTAATGGAGTTTATAGTTCTACTGATTGTTTGGAAGAATCAACAATTGATATGCCAATGAAAGAGCTTATGCCGGAAATTAAACTAGAGGAAGAGTTAAACCCTTACGATGTAGTTTTAACTAGCACTGATCAATTAGATGAAGTACCAGctactatatttaaaaacgaag ATACCGATGATGAGGACGATGACCCTTTTACGGAAACTTACAATGATGATGCCGCATCAACATCTGACTTATTGGAAACAAG aATCTTAAGTGAACATTTTGAAGATTGTGATGATGACTATGATTACGCAAATGTGTCCAG caACTTGTCATTTAGTGAAAGCAATTACAATCCATTGAACGAGATGGAGAAAAACAACAGCGAAAATGATGAAAG ACACCAAGAGAGCGAAGAAACTCCAAAGTTCTTAGATAATGATAAAATCGAGATCATCAACCATGGCTTCCTATGTCGCATATGCCAGAAAACATTTACCTTACTGAGAAATTGTCGAAGacatataaaaactttacatCCTCAGCAGATCTTTTATATTTGCTCATTCTGCGGACAAAATTTAAAGTATGAAGACAAATTAAAAAAGCATATTTTACGTTCACATTATGGCGATAACTATAAAAAGACCTATTTTCCTTGCAAATTATGTGGACAATATTACATGagtgaagaaaatttaaaaaaacatattgcaCGCTTGCACTCTGTCAAACACATTAAATCGACATGGTCAACTATTAAAAATGTAGAACACATATTTGCCAAACGTTTATACAGCAGGCCGACCGCTAGACATCATGTGGAATGTAAATTGTGTGCTGAAACATTTGAAACAAGTAAAGATCTACGACACCACTTGCAAAGTCACAGCGATATAGACACTCTTAATAAATTGGAATTAAGCGATAGTATTGTCCAGCATTTCTTTCCAAATATGAATGATTTGAACgatattaaacaaacaatatgTAATGATATTCGTAAGAAAGATTGGTTTAAATATTACACAGTgctaaatgaacatttttatgaaatgtcCCTGAGTGACACTGAAGTAGAGGATCTAGAGGAAGAACAACAAATTGCAGAGCGAGCCGGTAAATACAAGTGTTCTATGTGTGCTTCATGTGATTTTTCGTACAAATACGAAGTGTTCCAGCATTTGAAAAACGTTCATTACAAGAATGAAATTGCTTTGAAATGTGATAAGTGTAATTTGCCATTCATTTCCATCAAAATGTTTACACAACACACACAAACTCATTGCCATaacaaatataaagatttaCTCTGTGCCCGTTGTCCAGCCAAATTTGTTTGgcctgaaaatataaaaaatcacaaCTGCTGTGTCAACAGTAATAGGAAACTGCCTGTTCAAAGATTTACAAAACCTATAATACGTTGTAGTCTTTGTCCTGAATCCTTTAAGAAACTTCCACATTTACGCGAACACATGCCTTTGCATGCCGATGGAAAAACTGGTATTGATTtcgaaaactgtatttatgtaaaaaatttctacTCATCGATAACGATTGATAAAGTGTTGCTGGAGCAAGAGATACGAAATGCCTACACTAAATCTcaaattagttgtttttatcaaattatagaTAAGTATGGCAATGAACTAGATATGTCCGATTCAGATTCAGATACTAATACGGAAGGAAAGGAATACATGTGTGACCTATGCAAAGAAATGTTTGAAAGACGACagcttttattaaaacatcAAATTGAACGACACAATGATCTGGTGCTACCATTTGTGTGTAAGGACTGCAATCAGCAATTTGTTAGTCATGATTTATTgcagaaacatttaaaaagggTTTGCTGGAATGAACACCGACGCATGGCTCAACAATGTGAGCATTGTAATAATCGGTTTATATGGCCAAACAATCTGCAGATACATAGAGAAATACAG CATTCTACGGACCAAGTGGCCAAAAAAAAATCTGACACAAATGAACTTCATTATTGTCTATTGTGTCCGCAAACATTTAAGAGTATTGATGACCTGCACGATCATTTAAGCGACCATCATTTAACACCAGTTGATGTCAAGACAGCTGAAAGCATATTACATTCCACGTGGTGGCCAAACGgtgaaaaaagaataatatgtaaaaaatgtggTCTGTTATTTCCCTCTATGGTGAGTTTAAGAGAGCATTTTTCTCCTGTGAATCCCAATAATTTATGTGGAAATCAACATCTACTGGCAAACTATTCAATTACCAATCAAAAAGGATTCGAGTTGCACCTGAATCTGGATTCTGAAACAGACGAAGAAGATGACTTGGAGGTAACGCATAGAAAAATGCCAACACCCTATAAATGTTGCATTTGCAGTATGTCGTTTAAGCGAAAGCATCAACTGACGCAACATCAGCGATCCACGCACAATTATGAATCGCTGGAGCTAAAATGCGATCGTTGTATATTTAGAACTGCCTCAAAG aAAATCTTAGATTACCATAAAGTTATGCAgtgttttaatattgaaaaacaatataaatgtaaccagtgtaattttaaatttatgtggcAAGAGAATCttgaaaatcatataaaattaattcacaCATCTAACAATTCAGACAAAACAATCGGCAGTCAGTCGGAGTCGGTAACTAACAATTGTTTACAATCAACGTCGAACGACAACAAATCTTCTCAGTGTGATCAATGCGAAATGGTATTTCAACGAAATTCCGACTTGCAAGAACATTTGCACTCGCATAGTGCAGAAAATCCGTACAAATGTACATTTTGCAAGGAATCATTTAAGCACAGAGAAGTTTTAACTATTCACATCAGAAGTCACGCGACCCAACGTCGTTTCCAGTGCGATTTTGAGGATTGTACGGAAGAATTTCCGAGCTCGCTTGATTTAGAACTGCATACTCAAATTCATACGAGAGAAAAACCCACACCAAGTGCAAATGGAAAATGGAAATGTCCCTACTGTGGTATATTCTTAGCGTCAAATGGAGGTCTTACAATACACGTAAGACTTCACACCGGAGAAAGACCATACAAGTGCGATTTTTGTGAAAAGGGCTTTACTCGTAGAAGTGATTTAACTGAACATATACGCAAACACACTGACGAGCGTCCCTACAAATGCACGCATTGCGATAAAGCCTTTTCGAAAAGGCAACGTTTAAATGAACACAATCTCGTTCATACGGGCGAACGTCCTCACATGTGCCCCTTTTGTAAGAAATCCTTTCGAAAACGAAACTATTACAATTTACATTTACGTATGCATACAGGCGTTAAACCGCACAAGTGTGGAGTTTGTGATCAAGCATTTACATGTGGCGCATATCTGAAAAAACACCGTATCGCAAAGGgacattatttagaaaataaaaaataa